The following are from one region of the Alicyclobacillus fastidiosus genome:
- a CDS encoding GtrA family protein, which yields MTRFKTIRMVALLRQATLFCVVGFTNLFVDTAAYYSAYHYGHFNYLAAQAVSYPCGAINSYFLNRRLTFAKRGGVNPYEMLRFGLLNALSILGSMLALFVADHSLHIGLSASKVAANGTALCMNYAGSRWWVFRRPKAKVVVLRDELTPKDPQLGHVNEE from the coding sequence ATGACAAGATTTAAGACCATTCGCATGGTTGCGCTCCTGAGACAAGCAACGCTGTTTTGCGTGGTCGGTTTCACCAATCTTTTCGTGGACACGGCTGCGTATTACTCCGCTTATCACTATGGGCATTTTAATTATCTGGCCGCGCAAGCCGTCTCTTACCCGTGCGGAGCCATCAACAGTTACTTTCTCAATCGACGTTTGACATTCGCCAAACGTGGAGGGGTGAATCCCTATGAGATGTTGAGATTTGGACTGTTGAACGCTCTATCTATTCTCGGTTCCATGTTAGCGCTGTTTGTTGCCGACCACTCTCTGCATATCGGGCTGTCCGCCAGCAAGGTGGCAGCGAACGGTACGGCCCTGTGTATGAACTACGCAGGCTCGAGATGGTGGGTGTTTCGGAGGCCGAAAGCAAAGGTCGTCGTCCTTCGCGACGAACTGACGCCAAAAGATCCGCAATTGGGGCATGTGAACGAGGAATAA
- a CDS encoding L,D-transpeptidase family protein, giving the protein MLRQRLTWWRMLLGLVAGSLVCVRVMAAVDVPREHVRGQGQYMIQIDTAHPLLKVYRAGELYRTYKVALGKSDTQTPIGEWRIVEKHKDWGGGFGTRWLGLNVPWGTYGIHGTNRPTSIGSYASHGCVRMNNQDVEQLYDMIPVGTPVTIQGDPLAHLRVLEYGNIGADVQLVQKRLREAGYYDDPCHGKFDAPTQFSLIYFQLTHDLPMDGQVTIDDYRALGLAASARGKREVGWYKDQVAWVASIAPRCDTMDENPFVIGP; this is encoded by the coding sequence ATGCTGCGCCAACGCTTAACATGGTGGAGAATGTTACTCGGCCTCGTCGCGGGGAGTCTCGTTTGCGTCCGCGTGATGGCTGCCGTGGACGTACCACGTGAGCACGTGAGGGGACAAGGGCAGTACATGATTCAGATCGACACGGCGCACCCGCTACTCAAGGTATACCGGGCCGGGGAGTTGTACCGCACGTATAAGGTGGCCTTGGGAAAATCGGATACGCAAACGCCCATCGGGGAATGGCGCATTGTGGAGAAACATAAGGATTGGGGTGGGGGCTTTGGCACCCGCTGGCTCGGACTCAACGTACCGTGGGGAACCTATGGCATCCACGGGACCAATCGTCCCACGTCGATTGGTTCCTATGCGAGTCACGGCTGCGTGCGTATGAACAATCAGGACGTGGAGCAACTCTACGACATGATTCCCGTCGGCACCCCCGTGACCATTCAGGGCGATCCCCTGGCGCACCTTCGCGTGCTCGAGTACGGCAACATCGGGGCGGACGTACAACTGGTTCAAAAACGGCTCCGTGAGGCAGGGTATTACGATGACCCGTGCCATGGGAAGTTTGACGCTCCAACGCAGTTTTCGCTTATTTATTTCCAACTTACCCACGACCTTCCGATGGATGGACAAGTCACCATCGACGACTACCGTGCATTAGGCCTGGCCGCATCCGCTCGTGGAAAACGCGAAGTTGGCTGGTATAAAGATCAGGTAGCTTGGGTGGCCTCAATCGCACCGCGATGTGATACCATGGATGAAAATCCGTTCGTCATCGGTCCGTGA